CAATAGCTTCTTTACAGAACTTAATTACAATTACCACGCCTGGAAAGAGATACACAATTTTATAGGCAATCCGCTGCCAGCTAATTATCCCCAACCGTATTCAAGTGCTCAATTTGCTAGCCTATTGGTAGGCGTTAAATTCTAAGTCATGTGTGAAGAAGCACTGATCAAAGGTTGTATTCAACAAGACAAGCGCTGCCAGGAAAGCTTGTATAAGCAGTACTACGCTGATATGCTGCGGGTGTGCCTGCGTTATGCAAAAAGCCAGGAAGAAGCCTTGGATATCTTAAACCGGGGCTTTTTAAAAGTCTTTACGCATATAGCTACTTATAAACAATCAGGAGCCTTGGGCGCTTGGATACGCCGCATAATGGTGAATACGTCGATTGACTATTACCGTGGAAAGAGTGCTTTGGAAAATGTAGTGCCGCTAAACAAAGATGCAGCAGACGACCTGCAACAAGCCTTTATTCAGCCAGAGATCTACGCCCGTTTTTCATCCAATGATATCCTATTGCTCTTACAATCATTACCTACCAACTACC
This genomic interval from Flavisolibacter tropicus contains the following:
- a CDS encoding RNA polymerase sigma factor, with product MCEEALIKGCIQQDKRCQESLYKQYYADMLRVCLRYAKSQEEALDILNRGFLKVFTHIATYKQSGALGAWIRRIMVNTSIDYYRGKSALENVVPLNKDAADDLQQAFIQPEIYARFSSNDILLLLQSLPTNYRLVFSLYAVEGYSYGEIANLMNLKETTCRWYLMEARKLLQQRMKQLLLLTPQTNSYDQAAAS